A section of the Paenibacillus odorifer genome encodes:
- a CDS encoding cache domain-containing sensor histidine kinase, whose product MFIWGRRSKSIFVKFSASFLLVGLIPLFALSYISVQTFSGYVERYTTSNLQQMVLYMSYNLNSAFNQYNEVSKLMYTGRYEGFIESYSQNQTYNVNELEQINTIPIETFLKTVLYSDSYITSVYFHRESDDKLYYQEKENRGVNFDLLPYQEWLTKMAPNPSQVAIFPTHSEEYYTGSKRSVFTIGRTLIDISGRVTKDPKIVGTLFMDVDVSLFNQFFRELNLGGQDELFLLDGDGNVYFTNETRSANGESFRAKKDEEMIVLSEEIPFLKGTVTARIHRANLFDQLFSARTTVFIAMFICAIAMIIMGVWFSRRLAAPIRNLIKQMAIVESGNLDTQMVVNSNDEMGRLSHGFNRMVERLQAYIDEAYVAQIKQKQTELNALKSQIRPHYLYNTLEVIRMNAVDKDNDEVADMILSLSNQLKYVIDYGEDRVSIRQELEHLRDYFYIISVRYENKFELVVDLSPEVDLNWYILKLSLQPIVENAIQHGLRSQGRGTVGLTIEKKDEMLLVTIYDDGIGMSKEKVQQLAETLEEPSSPSKNVGLKNVHERIRTVYGAEYGLSISSREHIGTSILLLLPIVEDPYKISDSVNA is encoded by the coding sequence ATGTTTATCTGGGGCCGAAGATCCAAAAGTATATTTGTTAAATTCTCCGCTTCCTTTTTATTAGTCGGCTTAATTCCGCTTTTTGCACTTAGTTACATTTCTGTGCAGACTTTTTCCGGATATGTCGAGCGTTACACAACAAGTAATTTGCAGCAAATGGTACTATATATGAGCTATAATCTGAATTCTGCCTTCAATCAGTACAATGAGGTCTCTAAGCTGATGTATACGGGACGATATGAAGGTTTTATCGAGAGTTATTCACAGAATCAAACCTATAATGTAAATGAGCTGGAGCAGATCAATACGATTCCTATTGAAACCTTTCTAAAAACAGTTCTCTACAGTGATTCCTACATCACCAGTGTTTATTTTCATAGGGAGTCAGACGATAAGCTCTACTATCAGGAAAAAGAAAACAGAGGGGTCAACTTTGATCTGCTGCCTTATCAAGAGTGGTTAACTAAAATGGCTCCAAATCCTTCACAAGTGGCAATTTTCCCTACCCATTCCGAAGAATATTACACAGGTTCAAAGCGCAGTGTGTTCACTATCGGCCGTACTTTAATTGATATTTCTGGGCGTGTTACCAAAGATCCCAAGATAGTAGGGACCTTGTTTATGGACGTGGATGTTTCGTTATTTAATCAGTTCTTCAGAGAATTAAATCTGGGGGGACAGGATGAATTATTTCTGCTGGATGGCGACGGAAATGTATATTTCACGAATGAGACAAGGTCAGCGAATGGAGAATCTTTTCGGGCTAAAAAGGACGAGGAGATGATTGTTCTCAGTGAAGAGATTCCTTTTCTTAAAGGCACGGTGACTGCCAGAATTCATCGGGCGAATTTATTCGATCAGCTTTTTTCAGCCCGTACGACGGTGTTTATAGCGATGTTTATTTGTGCGATTGCAATGATCATCATGGGCGTCTGGTTCTCTAGGCGGCTGGCTGCTCCGATTCGGAACTTAATTAAGCAAATGGCTATCGTAGAATCCGGTAATTTGGATACCCAGATGGTCGTGAACAGCAATGATGAAATGGGTAGACTTAGCCATGGTTTTAACCGAATGGTCGAGCGTTTACAAGCCTATATCGATGAAGCTTACGTTGCCCAGATCAAGCAGAAGCAAACGGAGTTAAATGCTCTGAAAAGCCAGATTCGTCCGCATTATTTATACAACACCCTGGAAGTCATTCGAATGAATGCGGTGGATAAAGATAATGATGAGGTCGCAGATATGATTTTATCGCTCTCTAACCAGTTGAAATATGTAATCGACTATGGAGAGGATAGGGTAAGCATACGACAGGAGCTGGAGCATCTACGGGATTATTTCTATATTATCTCTGTGCGGTATGAGAATAAATTTGAGCTTGTAGTCGATCTCTCACCCGAAGTGGATCTGAACTGGTACATTCTGAAATTGTCACTTCAGCCGATAGTTGAAAATGCTATCCAGCATGGCTTGCGCAGTCAAGGCAGAGGGACAGTTGGATTGACGATCGAAAAGAAAGATGAAATGTTGTTGGTTACGATCTATGATGATGGAATCGGTATGAGCAAGGAAAAGGTACAGCAGTTGGCTGAAACCTTGGAAGAGCCTAGTTCGCCTAGCAAAAATGTTGGACTAAAAAATGTACATGAACGAATTCGTACAGTGTACGGTGCAGAATACGGATTATCCATCAGCAGCCGGGAGCATATTGGGACATCGATTCTATTGTTGCTTCCGATTGTAGAGGACCCTTATAAAATCTCAGATTCGGTGAATGCGTAA